The window TCTTTCCGTCAGTCTGGCGCCAGATCTCTGGTCCGGTGGTTTCATAATGGGCGAGCCTGTTGGCGGGGTTATCGTACTGGTTAAAATGGTAGGAGTTCGGGATCTCACGGGCCAATCTTTGGGCTACTGAATAATAGGAGCGTGGATCGTCCGGCTCAACATTGGTGGGGCAAACGATCACTTCGGCGCCAACGGCCTTCAGGATATCCATCTTCTCCCTACTCTGCTTGTCGGTAGTGGTGAAAATACATTTATACCCTTTTACCACCGCCGCCAGGGCCAGTCCCATGCCTGTGTTCCCACTGGTACATTCAATGATGGTGCCACCCGGCTTTAGCTTCCCTTCTTTCTCGGCCACTTCCACCATTTTCAAGGCCATGCGGTCCTTGATGGAGTTGCCGGGGTTAAAATAATCCACCTTGGCCAGGATGGTTCCCGGCAGGTCCCTGGTAATTTTGTTCAAACGGATCAACGGCGTATTGCCGATGGTTTCCAGTATATTGTTCTTGATATCCATAGCAAGCTTAAATTAAAACGGTGCAAAGGTAAGCTTTTGAGCATGCAGCGTATGAAAGTGTATTTTATTCCCGGCCTGGGGGCCGACAAAAGGGTTTTCCACCATATCCGGCTGCCTGAGCCCCTGGAGATCGTTCACCTTGAATGGCTGAAGCCTGCAAAGGGAGAGCCACTGGTGCAGTATGCCCACAGAATGGCTGAGCAGATCAACACTGACGAACCTTTCTCCCTCGTGGGCCTGTCTTTTGGGGGGATGCTGGCCACAGAGATCTCTTTGGTGAAAACTCCCCGCCATACAGTACTGATCTCCAGTATTGCCCATCCTTCACAATTGCCGGTCTATTATAAAATAACCCGGCCTTTGCAGCTGCATAGGGTGATCCCAATGGCTCTGTTTAAAAAGGCCTCCCTGGCCAAACGCCTCTTCACTACAGAAACGGCGGAGGATAAGGCCCTGCTCCGACGGATCATTGATGAGAGTGATACGGATTTCCTCCGCTGGGCTTTGGGGGCTATCCTTGAATGGCGGCAAGAGGGTAATCCCGGGGCACTGTTCCATATCCATGGCACGGCTGACCGGTTATTGCCTTTTTCGAAGGTCAGGCCCACCCATACCATCAAAGGCGCCGGCCACCTGATGGTCATGAATCGTGCCGACGAAGTGAACAATATTCTTATCGAGATATTGACCAGTTAAGGAAGGTTATTTGTATTGATAGTTAGTACTGATATCTTGATTTTGCCCGAATGCCTGGCTTGAGCAAGACGGGTTAGGCTATTTTTTATCAGAACGTTCTGGTGCTTTTTGGTGTTGATAAATCGCGTTCCTTAACCTGGCCATCAATTCCCTATTCTCCCCTACATTTGCCGTCCTGAAAAATGAGCATATGGAACCGAAGTATATACAAGTAATTGCCCAGAAACTGTCCCTGACACTCAAGCAGGTGAACAATGTTTATGACCTGCAGGCAGAAGGCGCTACAGTGCCTTTCATGGCCCGATACAGGAAGGAGGCTACCGGCAACCTTGATGAGGTGGCCATCAACTCCATCGTTGAAGAGGTAAAGTATTTCACCGAACTGGATAAAAGGAAGGATACGGTATTGAAGACGATCGATGCAGCCGGGAAACTTACCCCGGAATTGAGGTCGAGGATCGAAAACTGTATTGATGCCACTGAACTGGAAGATATTTACCTGCCCTATAAACCCAAGCGCAAGACCCGCGCTACGCAAGCCATTGAAAAGGGACTTGAGCCGCTGGCCAAAATGCTCTTTGAGCAGGGAAGTATTGATCCTGCCTCGGAAGCCAATGCCTTCATCAACGAGCAGGTGAAGGATGTGAAAGAAGCCTTGCAAGGCGCAAGGGATATCATTGCTGAATGGGTGGCCGAGAACGAACAGGCCAGGAATAGTGTGCGCAAGCAATTCCAGGAATCTGCCGTGCTGGTGTCAAGGGTATTGAGCTCCAAGAAGGAGGAGGAAGAAGCCCAGAAATACCGCGACTATTTCGAATTCAGTGAGCCCTTGTCCAAATGTCCTTCCCACCGCATACTGGCCATCAGGCGTGGTGAGAAGGAAGGCTACCTCATCATGGATATCAATATTGAAAAACAGGAAGGGATCGATTCCCTTGAACGCATTTTCGTAAAGAACGGTTCTGAAGCTGCAAAGGAAGTAAAGACCGCGGTTGCGGATAGCTTTGATCGTCTGTTGAAGCCTTCCATTGAGAATGAATTCCGCATGAGCAGCAAGACCCTTGCTGATGAGGAAGCGATCCAGGTTTTTGCAGAGAACCTGAGGCAGTTGCTGCTGGCATCTCCATTAGGTTCAAAGAAGGTGTTGGCGCTTGATCCCGGTTACAGGACGGGTTGTAAGTTGGTTTGCCTCGATGCACAAGGTAACCTGGTTCATAATACAGCCATCTATCCGCATCCGCCACAGAACGAATGGCAGCAAAGTGTTTCGACCATCCGGCAGTTGGTGGAGAAGTATGGTATTGAGGCGATAGGTGTAGGGAATGGTACTGCTGGCCGCGAAACGGAGCAATTGGTTCGGAGCATTGATTTTGGAAGGCCGGTGAGCATTTTCCAGGTCAATGAGAGCGGCGCTTCTATCTATTCCGCGTCAGATGTGGCAAGGGAAGAATTCCCTGATCATGACGTAACTGTTCGTGGTGCGGTAAGCATAGGCCGAAGGTTATTGGATCCGCTGAGTGAGCTGGTGAAGATCGATCCCAAATCAATTGGTGTAGGTCAATACCAGCATGATGTGAACCAGAGCAGGTTAAAGGAAAGCCTGGACAAGGTAGTGGAGAGTTGTGTGAACCATGTTGGTGTAGACCTGAATACGGCCAGTAAGCATTTGCTGATGTATGTATCCGGGCTCAGTACAACCCTTGCAAAGAATATTGTGGAGTACAGGGCAAAGAACGGGGCATTCCAGAGCAGGGAAGAACTGAAGAAGGTCAGCCTGATGGGGCCAAAGACATTTGAGCAGTGTGCAGGGTTCCTGCGTATCAGGGATGCTGCTAATCCGCTTGATAACAGTGCCGTTCACCCGGAAAGCTACCATGTGGTGGAAGCGATGGCCAGGGACCTGGGTTGTTCTGTAGCAGACCTCATCAGGAATACAGAGAAGCGGAAGCAGATCAACAGGAAACAATATATCTCAGAAAAGATCGGTGAGTTCACTATTGAGGATATTCTCAAGGAACTCGAAAAGCCCGGTCGTGATCCCCGCGCGCAAATTGAGGAGTTCCGATTTGACGATACCATCAAAAGCATTGAGGATGTAAAAGTGGGCATGGTGGTGCCGGGTATCGTGACCAATATTACCAAGTTTGGTGTATTTGTGGACATAGGTGTAAAGCAGGATGGACTGGTGCATATTTCCCAGTTGAGCAATACCTATGTTAGTGATCCTTCAGAAGTGGTGAAGTTGCAGCAGAGAGTTACCGTGACAGTAACCGAGGTGGATGTGGCGAGGAAAAGGATCGGCCTGTCTATGAAGGACCATAGCAAGGCAGCCCCAAAAGCATCTTCCAAACCGAATGATAAGGGAAAAAAGCCGGCACCTGCCGCTGCCAATAATCCTTTCCAATCAAAACTGATGGAATTGAAGAAGAAGTTCAATGACTAAACAGAAGACCGGCTTCGCCGGTCTTTTTTATTGTTACTTTTAATGTAGAATAGAAAATTATGTCACACCTGCTTTTTCATGATGGCCAGTTCTACAGGGATGATAAGGTGTTGGCAGGAGCCAACAGCAGGGCGCTCCGCTATGGTGATGGTTTGTTTGAGACCATGAAAGTGAACAGGGAGAAGGTACAGCTAGGTGAATGGCATATGGAGCGATTGTTTCATGGGCTGCGCCTGCTGCATTTTGACTTGCCCCATTATTTTACTCCCCAATACCTGTTGGAAAAGATGGTGCAATTGGCCCATCGCAATGGCCATGGCCGGTTAGCGCGGATACGATTGATGGTGTTCAGGGGAAACGGCGGCTTGTATGACCCCGAAAACCATTACCCCCACCATGTGATCCAGACCTGGACCTTGCCTGATGCCAACCATCAATGGAATGAGAATGGACTGGTAGTAGGAGTACATGAGCAGGCCCGGAAGGCTATTGACGTGTTGGCGAACTGCAAAACCAATAACTACCTTACATATATCCTGGGCGCACTGGAAGCGAAGAAACAGAAGTGGAATGACGCATTGATGCTGAACACCAACGGTAATATCTGCGATGCTACAATCGCCAATGTGTTCCTGGTGAAAGGGGATAGGCTATTTACTCCAGCATTGGGGGAAGGACCTGTTGCGGGAGTGATCAGGCGCTACCTCATCGAGACCCTTTCCTCCAAAGGGATTGAAGTAGAAGAGTCCTCTGTTTCACAAGCGTTGCTGCTGGAAGCTGATGAGGTCTTCCTGACGAATACCAGCTATGGCATGCGTTGGGTGCAGCGGATCGGGGAGAAGACCTATACGGGTACCAGGTCCCGGGAGCTATACCGGGAAATCATTGCGCCATTGTTTGGCCCCTGATGCCAGGTACCATTGACTTTTTTTCTTCTTAATTACGGACTCTATTCCTTCACTCCTTTTGTCTTCATTGCGAAGAACCGGAAGCCATGATGGGGAGGAGTTACCTTTCCCTGAACATATTCATCAATCAGTTGTTTTCTTCCCAAACTCCATTACATGCACAGTAGCCCGGTTGCGATCATGTGGTTCAGAAGGGATTTGCGATTGAAAGATAACGCAGCGCTTTACCATGCCCTTACAAGTGGACTGCCTGTTGTTCCCGTTTTCATCTTCGACCGGAACATCCTGGATG is drawn from Flavihumibacter rivuli and contains these coding sequences:
- a CDS encoding alpha/beta fold hydrolase, whose product is MQRMKVYFIPGLGADKRVFHHIRLPEPLEIVHLEWLKPAKGEPLVQYAHRMAEQINTDEPFSLVGLSFGGMLATEISLVKTPRHTVLISSIAHPSQLPVYYKITRPLQLHRVIPMALFKKASLAKRLFTTETAEDKALLRRIIDESDTDFLRWALGAILEWRQEGNPGALFHIHGTADRLLPFSKVRPTHTIKGAGHLMVMNRADEVNNILIEILTS
- a CDS encoding aminotransferase class IV, which codes for MSHLLFHDGQFYRDDKVLAGANSRALRYGDGLFETMKVNREKVQLGEWHMERLFHGLRLLHFDLPHYFTPQYLLEKMVQLAHRNGHGRLARIRLMVFRGNGGLYDPENHYPHHVIQTWTLPDANHQWNENGLVVGVHEQARKAIDVLANCKTNNYLTYILGALEAKKQKWNDALMLNTNGNICDATIANVFLVKGDRLFTPALGEGPVAGVIRRYLIETLSSKGIEVEESSVSQALLLEADEVFLTNTSYGMRWVQRIGEKTYTGTRSRELYREIIAPLFGP
- a CDS encoding Tex family protein, encoding MEPKYIQVIAQKLSLTLKQVNNVYDLQAEGATVPFMARYRKEATGNLDEVAINSIVEEVKYFTELDKRKDTVLKTIDAAGKLTPELRSRIENCIDATELEDIYLPYKPKRKTRATQAIEKGLEPLAKMLFEQGSIDPASEANAFINEQVKDVKEALQGARDIIAEWVAENEQARNSVRKQFQESAVLVSRVLSSKKEEEEAQKYRDYFEFSEPLSKCPSHRILAIRRGEKEGYLIMDINIEKQEGIDSLERIFVKNGSEAAKEVKTAVADSFDRLLKPSIENEFRMSSKTLADEEAIQVFAENLRQLLLASPLGSKKVLALDPGYRTGCKLVCLDAQGNLVHNTAIYPHPPQNEWQQSVSTIRQLVEKYGIEAIGVGNGTAGRETEQLVRSIDFGRPVSIFQVNESGASIYSASDVAREEFPDHDVTVRGAVSIGRRLLDPLSELVKIDPKSIGVGQYQHDVNQSRLKESLDKVVESCVNHVGVDLNTASKHLLMYVSGLSTTLAKNIVEYRAKNGAFQSREELKKVSLMGPKTFEQCAGFLRIRDAANPLDNSAVHPESYHVVEAMARDLGCSVADLIRNTEKRKQINRKQYISEKIGEFTIEDILKELEKPGRDPRAQIEEFRFDDTIKSIEDVKVGMVVPGIVTNITKFGVFVDIGVKQDGLVHISQLSNTYVSDPSEVVKLQQRVTVTVTEVDVARKRIGLSMKDHSKAAPKASSKPNDKGKKPAPAAANNPFQSKLMELKKKFND